Proteins encoded in a region of the Nonomuraea helvata genome:
- a CDS encoding LamG-like jellyroll fold domain-containing protein: MVHGTGRADSTGPAPEQAAVVAARASGKPVEVTALTSETRQVVANPNGRLTATFNAQPARVRRAGTWVPVDTTLRVNPDGTVSAAATPEDLTLSGGGDGPLARYRRGGKSVEVSWPGPLPKPVLTGSTAVYQEVRPGIDLRVTATPQGLSQTLTVKTREAAADGKLDELPVKVDRKQLAAKDTAFPVTLAANGPSLDAPKSGWAEVADMGLAGNSYWGGDGDPVAKVGYSAWDRPIVRYRSYFLFDIGALRGKHVLNAQFNARENYAPSCSPRVVDLYHTGPIGPGLTWNTQPWATYIGGQNVAFGYSGCPANVIGWTVTGNVESALGSGSAGVAFMLRAGDENDSLAWKKFDTNPSLIVDYNSYPDEPFDLSSEGRPCADGQYVYTAAPRLKATATDPDGGPVAVTFEWWKGDSRIGGSTTLDQGSGAEFAVTVPGGAYRNGNKIRWRAQTTDHTDSGDWTDWCELTVDQTAPDKPPTVASDMYPENDLGGGVGRTGTFSFGANGVGDVVRYRYWTASVAGTTPPAFVSADAPGGPAKALVTPPSRGPMDLYVQSVDRAGNVGQNIRHYHFAAGRGTPSTGHWQLDGFGHQSTVSDASGNGRTGTVTNDGAHLKGAAWTTGRNGDALRFDGESGDMSAGGPAVRTDQSFAVAAWVRLDRADDDWYAAVSQDGSQVSGFFLQYGGGTRKWEFTMAQTDGDDPTFDRVTADAPVRPGVWTHLAGSYDAADGRMRIYVNGELGGTLQHTGTWNAAGPLAVGRGKFGGQPDDRWPGAVDDVRVYDRILGEDEVRELATTPSLDEGLWPLDETAGVTAADVSGNFRTATATGGVTWGPGNSGGAARLNGTTGYLSTAGPVVRTDGSYTAMAWVLMDDPGTSDRTVLSQDGTGQASGFAIKYRASSGKWSVTVPDENGNGTTGTNAESADVATRGEWTHLAAVRDVASGRLRLYVNGAQVTSLPLEGGWQAGGPFAIGRSRIQGRPAEFWAGAIDDVRVYSGVRTDDQIKAAFRDSATRPSSPYAGQISRWYSHDGDHLTGTASVPPGYHFDGSYGLPAPEGAADTRVLYSCLYQEKDQFTSMDPNCEGHRKLGEHGRVYLNPPKDVPTIALYRCAVTKTLENFDSSDPTCGGETVKGPLGFTRAYGALVRSARPGDRVSSAFGVPGDYRPEAVLGMVALATLPDTVALRTCRDGADEFVSTQSDCEGAAVATAWIGNLWTQPPPGVDSTRLYRCKVTASGERFESLDPGCEGQAQVKPLGYVATGLGGWS; encoded by the coding sequence GTGGTGCACGGCACGGGCCGTGCGGACAGCACAGGACCCGCTCCGGAGCAGGCCGCTGTCGTGGCGGCGCGGGCGTCCGGGAAGCCCGTGGAGGTCACGGCGCTGACTTCCGAGACGCGGCAGGTCGTGGCCAACCCCAACGGGCGGCTGACGGCCACGTTCAACGCGCAACCGGCCCGCGTGCGGCGGGCTGGCACGTGGGTGCCGGTGGACACCACATTGCGGGTCAACCCTGACGGTACGGTCTCCGCCGCGGCCACGCCGGAGGACCTGACGCTCTCCGGCGGCGGGGACGGCCCGCTGGCCCGCTACCGGCGCGGTGGCAAGAGCGTGGAGGTGAGCTGGCCCGGCCCGCTCCCCAAGCCGGTGCTCACCGGCTCCACGGCCGTCTACCAGGAGGTGCGGCCTGGGATCGATCTACGGGTGACGGCCACTCCGCAAGGGCTCTCGCAGACGCTGACGGTGAAGACCCGCGAGGCCGCGGCCGACGGCAAGCTGGACGAACTGCCCGTCAAGGTCGACAGGAAGCAGCTGGCCGCCAAGGACACGGCCTTCCCCGTCACCCTCGCGGCCAACGGACCGAGCCTCGACGCCCCCAAGTCGGGCTGGGCCGAGGTGGCCGACATGGGCCTGGCCGGCAACAGCTACTGGGGCGGCGACGGCGATCCCGTCGCGAAGGTCGGCTACTCGGCCTGGGATCGGCCGATCGTCCGCTACCGGTCGTACTTCCTGTTCGACATCGGGGCCCTGCGCGGCAAGCACGTGCTCAACGCCCAGTTCAACGCCCGCGAGAACTACGCGCCATCGTGCAGTCCGCGAGTGGTCGACCTGTACCACACTGGGCCGATAGGCCCCGGTCTGACGTGGAACACTCAGCCGTGGGCGACCTACATCGGCGGCCAGAACGTCGCCTTCGGCTACAGCGGTTGCCCGGCCAACGTGATCGGCTGGACCGTCACCGGCAACGTGGAGAGCGCGCTCGGCTCCGGCTCCGCCGGCGTGGCGTTCATGCTCCGGGCGGGTGACGAGAACGACTCGCTCGCGTGGAAGAAGTTCGACACCAACCCCTCGCTGATCGTCGACTACAACTCCTACCCCGACGAGCCGTTCGACCTCTCGTCCGAGGGCCGCCCCTGTGCGGACGGGCAGTACGTCTACACCGCGGCCCCGCGCCTGAAGGCCACCGCCACGGACCCGGACGGCGGGCCGGTGGCGGTGACGTTCGAGTGGTGGAAGGGCGACAGCCGGATCGGCGGGAGCACGACCCTGGACCAGGGCTCGGGCGCAGAGTTCGCGGTGACCGTCCCCGGAGGCGCCTACCGGAACGGCAACAAGATCCGCTGGCGTGCGCAGACGACCGATCACACGGACTCCGGCGACTGGACCGACTGGTGCGAACTCACCGTCGACCAGACGGCGCCCGACAAACCGCCCACCGTGGCATCGGACATGTACCCGGAGAACGACCTCGGGGGCGGCGTGGGCCGTACCGGGACCTTCAGCTTCGGCGCCAACGGCGTGGGCGACGTGGTCCGCTACCGGTACTGGACGGCCTCCGTCGCCGGGACCACGCCGCCCGCGTTCGTGAGCGCCGACGCGCCGGGCGGGCCGGCCAAGGCGCTGGTCACGCCCCCGAGCAGAGGCCCGATGGACCTGTACGTCCAGAGCGTGGACCGGGCGGGCAACGTGGGGCAGAACATCCGGCACTACCACTTCGCGGCGGGCCGCGGCACACCCTCGACCGGGCACTGGCAGCTCGACGGTTTCGGCCACCAGAGCACGGTCAGCGACGCCTCCGGCAACGGGCGCACCGGCACGGTCACCAACGACGGCGCTCACCTGAAGGGCGCGGCCTGGACCACCGGCAGGAACGGGGACGCCCTCAGGTTCGACGGTGAGTCGGGCGACATGAGCGCCGGCGGCCCCGCGGTCCGCACCGACCAGAGCTTCGCGGTCGCCGCCTGGGTCCGCCTCGACCGTGCCGACGACGACTGGTACGCCGCCGTCAGCCAGGACGGAAGCCAGGTCAGCGGGTTCTTCCTGCAGTACGGCGGCGGCACTCGCAAGTGGGAGTTCACCATGGCGCAGACCGACGGGGATGACCCCACGTTCGACCGGGTGACGGCGGACGCCCCGGTGCGGCCGGGTGTCTGGACCCATCTCGCCGGCTCGTACGACGCCGCCGACGGCCGGATGCGCATCTACGTCAACGGCGAACTCGGCGGCACGCTGCAGCACACCGGCACATGGAACGCCGCCGGACCGCTGGCCGTCGGGCGGGGGAAGTTCGGCGGACAACCGGACGACCGCTGGCCCGGCGCGGTCGACGACGTGCGCGTCTACGACCGGATTCTCGGCGAGGACGAGGTCAGGGAGCTGGCCACGACGCCGAGCCTGGACGAGGGCCTGTGGCCGCTGGACGAGACAGCGGGCGTGACCGCAGCGGACGTTTCTGGAAATTTCAGGACAGCTACCGCGACGGGCGGCGTCACCTGGGGGCCCGGCAACAGCGGGGGAGCGGCCCGGCTCAACGGGACCACCGGCTACCTGTCCACGGCCGGGCCGGTGGTGAGGACCGACGGCAGCTACACCGCCATGGCCTGGGTGCTGATGGACGATCCTGGCACCTCCGACCGTACCGTGCTCAGTCAGGACGGCACCGGCCAGGCCAGCGGATTCGCCATCAAATACCGTGCGAGCAGCGGCAAGTGGAGCGTGACCGTTCCCGACGAGAATGGGAACGGCACCACCGGGACGAACGCCGAGTCCGCCGACGTGGCCACCCGCGGCGAGTGGACCCATCTCGCCGCCGTCCGCGACGTCGCCTCAGGGCGGCTCCGGCTCTACGTCAACGGCGCGCAGGTCACGAGCCTGCCGCTCGAAGGCGGCTGGCAGGCCGGCGGGCCGTTCGCGATCGGCCGATCGCGGATCCAGGGCCGGCCGGCCGAGTTCTGGGCCGGCGCGATCGACGACGTGCGGGTCTACTCCGGCGTGCGTACCGACGACCAGATCAAGGCCGCGTTCCGCGACTCCGCGACCCGGCCGTCGTCCCCGTACGCGGGGCAGATCTCCCGCTGGTACAGCCACGACGGCGACCACCTGACGGGCACCGCCTCTGTGCCGCCGGGCTATCACTTCGACGGCTCGTACGGGCTGCCGGCACCAGAGGGCGCCGCGGACACCCGGGTCCTCTACTCCTGCCTCTACCAGGAGAAGGACCAGTTCACCTCCATGGACCCGAACTGCGAGGGGCACCGCAAGCTCGGCGAGCACGGCCGGGTGTACCTGAACCCGCCGAAGGACGTGCCGACCATCGCCCTCTACCGGTGCGCCGTGACGAAGACCCTTGAGAACTTCGACTCCAGCGACCCCACCTGCGGCGGGGAGACGGTCAAAGGCCCGCTCGGATTCACCCGGGCGTACGGGGCGCTGGTGCGCAGCGCGCGTCCGGGTGACCGCGTGAGCAGCGCGTTCGGGGTGCCCGGCGACTATCGGCCGGAAGCGGTCCTCGGCATGGTGGCGCTGGCCACGCTGCCGGACACCGTGGCGCTGAGGACCTGCCGCGACGGCGCGGACGAGTTCGTCTCCACACAGTCCGACTGCGAGGGTGCGGCCGTGGCGACCGCGTGGATCGGCAACCTCTGGACACAGCCGCCGCCAGGGGTGGACAGTACGCGGCTCTACCGGTGCAAGGTCACCGCTTCCGGTGAGCGCTTCGAGTCGCTCGACCCGGGCTGCGAGGGCCAGGCGCAGGTGAAGCCGCTCGGTTATGTCGCGACGGGCCTTGGAGGGTGGTCATGA
- a CDS encoding TetR/AcrR family transcriptional regulator — MGGEHGRKALRRLGQRRLPGVGGDGDARERDAKVVARRIAAEEDIEGLTLAAVARGVGVTPPALYRYFNGRAGLVRAIYDDITAEFIDTVDRAVRRQASDDLSAQLHAGTHAVLEWSVANKVEFDLLMGAGYAKVAESEEGIPVVIARELGGLFGRLFARLWDEGRLTCPADEEIDPVLAAQLRTYRSEVGLKFPIGVAFLMVVCWRQIYGLVCMAVYGHHGFAFDDPQPLFEQMIDDLLGLLGLTRSPGLRLS; from the coding sequence TTGGGCGGCGAGCACGGCCGGAAGGCGCTTCGCCGTCTCGGCCAGCGCCGTCTTCCTGGCGTCGGCGGTGACGGAGACGCGCGCGAACGTGACGCCAAGGTCGTCGCCCGCAGGATCGCCGCGGAGGAGGACATCGAGGGTCTCACCCTTGCCGCCGTGGCCCGCGGCGTCGGCGTGACGCCCCCGGCCCTCTACCGCTACTTCAACGGCAGGGCGGGCCTCGTACGCGCCATCTACGACGACATCACCGCGGAGTTCATCGACACCGTGGACCGGGCCGTGCGACGCCAGGCCTCTGACGACCTCAGTGCCCAGCTGCACGCCGGCACCCACGCCGTGCTCGAGTGGTCGGTGGCCAACAAGGTCGAGTTCGACCTGCTCATGGGCGCCGGGTATGCCAAGGTCGCCGAGTCGGAGGAGGGCATCCCGGTGGTCATCGCGCGCGAGCTGGGCGGCCTGTTCGGGCGGCTGTTCGCCCGTCTGTGGGACGAGGGGCGGCTGACCTGTCCGGCGGACGAGGAGATCGACCCTGTGCTGGCAGCACAGTTGCGCACCTACCGCTCGGAAGTCGGCCTGAAGTTCCCCATCGGCGTGGCGTTCCTCATGGTCGTCTGCTGGCGGCAGATCTACGGGCTGGTCTGCATGGCCGTCTACGGACACCACGGATTCGCCTTCGACGATCCGCAGCCGCTGTTCGAGCAGATGATCGACGACCTGCTCGGCCTCCTCGGCCTCACGCGGAGCCCCGGCCTGCGTCTGTCGTGA
- a CDS encoding RNA-binding S4 domain-containing protein has product MAGEQLSVRVDSWIWSVRLTRTRSIASDACRGGHVRVNGVRVKPAHAVRVGDEVRLRHEGRERIVVVSRVITKRVGAAVAAECYVDKSPPPPPREEAVTVAVRARGAGRPTKRERRSIDRLLGRPAAEGRRDRRPGPE; this is encoded by the coding sequence GTGGCAGGTGAGCAGCTGAGCGTGCGCGTGGACAGTTGGATCTGGTCGGTGCGGCTCACCAGGACTCGTTCGATCGCGTCCGACGCCTGCCGGGGCGGTCACGTCCGGGTCAACGGGGTGCGGGTCAAGCCCGCGCACGCCGTACGGGTCGGCGACGAGGTCCGGCTCCGGCACGAGGGGCGCGAACGCATCGTGGTCGTCTCCCGCGTCATCACCAAGCGCGTCGGCGCCGCCGTGGCCGCCGAGTGCTACGTCGACAAGAGCCCTCCGCCTCCGCCCCGCGAGGAGGCCGTGACGGTGGCCGTCCGGGCTCGCGGCGCGGGCCGTCCCACCAAACGCGAGCGCCGCAGCATCGACAGGCTGCTCGGACGCCCGGCGGCGGAGGGTCGGCGGGACCGCCGGCCGGGCCCGGAATGA
- a CDS encoding MFS transporter has protein sequence MKTDTRPVTGSLWRDRDFLIFWSAQTLSVAGDSFALIAVPLLVLNVTGSVTQMGLLTGVSGAASVAAGVFAGVLADRFDRRRLLILCDLIRLVLYVTIPVVWAFGQHVWLLYAVLPMAAAVGMVFQVTYVAAVRGLAGEKRVTEANGMLYATAAAAGILGPTLAGVVTGHLGPTAAITINAASFGLSAAGVLLTRASRYAVEAIEPVEPAPHRRPWRELLAGAEFLFRHPVLRTLTVLLSFFIFMTLGLTDIVIYRLKHDLGQADSVVGVVLGIGAAGTMIGSMLVARMRRILGFGPLWIGAQVVSGLAILGLGLARSVWGVAAIMALYLACVSLAGICSMSLRQQVTPSHLLGRVTSAFWTIHFSLGPVGAAALGWATAQYSASTVFVFAGAACLLLALIALVTPVRQRHPEHA, from the coding sequence ATGAAGACTGACACGCGACCAGTCACCGGCTCGCTGTGGCGTGACCGGGACTTCCTGATCTTCTGGAGCGCGCAGACACTCTCGGTGGCGGGCGACTCGTTCGCGCTCATCGCGGTGCCCCTCCTGGTCCTGAACGTCACCGGCTCCGTCACCCAGATGGGTCTGCTCACCGGCGTGTCGGGGGCGGCGTCGGTGGCGGCTGGGGTGTTCGCGGGAGTGCTCGCCGACCGGTTCGACCGGCGTCGGCTGCTCATCCTCTGCGACCTCATCCGGCTCGTCCTGTACGTGACGATCCCGGTGGTCTGGGCCTTCGGCCAGCACGTCTGGCTGCTGTACGCGGTGCTGCCGATGGCCGCGGCCGTGGGCATGGTCTTCCAGGTCACGTACGTGGCCGCGGTCCGCGGCCTGGCCGGCGAGAAACGCGTCACCGAGGCCAACGGCATGCTGTATGCCACAGCCGCCGCGGCCGGCATCCTCGGCCCCACCCTCGCCGGGGTGGTGACCGGCCACCTGGGCCCGACCGCCGCGATCACCATCAACGCCGCCAGCTTCGGGCTGTCCGCGGCCGGCGTCCTGCTGACCCGCGCCTCCCGGTACGCCGTCGAAGCCATCGAGCCGGTGGAGCCCGCTCCCCACCGACGGCCGTGGCGGGAGTTGCTGGCCGGGGCGGAGTTCCTGTTCCGGCACCCGGTGCTGCGGACCCTGACCGTCCTGCTGTCGTTCTTCATCTTCATGACGCTCGGGCTGACCGACATCGTGATCTACCGGCTCAAGCACGACCTCGGCCAGGCCGATTCCGTGGTGGGCGTCGTGCTGGGAATCGGGGCGGCCGGCACGATGATCGGCTCGATGCTGGTGGCCCGAATGCGGCGCATCCTCGGCTTCGGGCCGCTCTGGATCGGGGCGCAGGTCGTATCGGGGCTGGCCATCCTGGGCCTCGGGCTCGCCCGCTCCGTGTGGGGTGTGGCCGCCATCATGGCGCTCTATCTGGCCTGCGTCAGCCTGGCCGGCATCTGCTCCATGTCGCTGCGGCAGCAGGTGACACCCTCTCACCTGCTGGGCCGGGTGACGTCGGCGTTCTGGACGATCCACTTCTCGCTCGGGCCGGTGGGCGCGGCCGCCCTCGGCTGGGCCACCGCACAGTACAGCGCTTCCACGGTGTTCGTCTTCGCTGGAGCGGCCTGCCTGCTACTGGCGCTGATCGCGCTGGTCACGCCCGTACGACAGCGCCACCCCGAGCACGCATGA